A portion of the Betta splendens chromosome 2, fBetSpl5.4, whole genome shotgun sequence genome contains these proteins:
- the LOC114866447 gene encoding NLR family CARD domain-containing protein 3-like isoform X8, translating into MDLYLVCVSVWTHSSWFLHRVDQQSSEVPSAQSVQQHQTQLDSIFMLLEENIVTFVKKELKKMQKVLSPDYPECLESQREDEEELDGEDEEQRKSSRDAFLKITVNFLRRMKQEELVDCLQKPDLMVPIPKPQLITYYQQMLQSNLQDQFQCVKPGWSEVDQRLDDIYTELYITAGPDSHINTQHEVQQVETTQQKQRSAEEPVKPSDLFKHPPGKYRRIRTVLTNGIAGIGKTVLVNKFVLDWTQQRSNQDVHLIFPFTFRRLNPLKGQKFSLSELIHECIPETESISLEALNYIFTRLQSSGNSNYDKRSFKLLFVFDGLDESRLQLDCSTSEKETGQRDVTESTSVDELLTNLIRGKLLRSARIWITTRPAAANQIHGDFVEVVTEVRGFTDPQKEEFFRKRFTDEEQSNTIMSHIKTARSLHIMCHIPVFCWITATVLEDLLETREGGELPKTLTEMYAEFLGFQMDRTKDKYGPEQSSNYIKSLAKLAFKQLLKGNLIFYEEDLKESGIDVRGASVCSGVFTEIFKQERGRKTKDKMFSFVHLSVQEFLAAVHMMLCYTNGKMEELEEFLIYSIYAESILNKIKRVFVHPSTLFSLDVVVSRTMFKSLHSPSGHLDLFVRFLHGLCLESNQRILGGLLGHTENSPETIQRIINNLKEMNSDRISPDRSINVFHCLMEMNDHSVHQQIQEFLKSENRSKKELSLIQCSALAYMLQMSEEVLDELDLNQYNTSEEGRRRLIPAVRNCRKAQLIRCGLTKTHCEVVASALKSNPSHLTHLDLSGNNLQDSVKVLCVGLESPHCRLETLRLSGCSLSEISCDYLVSALKSNPSHLKQLDLSQNYNLQDSGVKHLCGFLESRHCRLETLSFQNVLENGSTQLKGAGPGL; encoded by the exons atggacctttaccttgtgtgtgtctctgtgtggactcattcttcatggttcctccacagagtggaccagcagagctcagaggttcccagtgctcagtctgtccagcagcaccaaacacagctggactccatatttatg ctgctggaggaaaacattgtcacgtttgtgaagaaggagctgaagaagatgcagaaggttctgagtccagattacccagaatgcttagagagtcagagggaggatgaggaggagttggatggtgaggatgaagagcagaggaagagcagcagagacgcgtttctgaagatcacagtgaacttcctgaggaggatgaagcaggaggagctggttgactgtctgcaga AAccagatctgatggttccaATACCAAAGCCACAGctcatcacatattaccagcagatgcttcaatcaaacctccaagaccagtttcagtgtgtgaaaccaggctggtcagaagtcgaccaacgtctggatgacatctacacagagctgtacatcacagctgggccggattcacacatcaacacacagcatgaggtccaacaggttgagacgacacagcagaagcaaagatcagcagaggagccagtgaagcccagtgacctgttcaaacatccccctggtaaatacagacgcatcagaacagtgttgaccaatggaatcgctgggattggaaaaacagtccttgtgaacaagtttgtgttggactggacccaacaaaggtccaatcaagacgtgcatctgattttccccttcaccttccgtcggctgaatccactgaagggacagaagtttagtttgtcagagctcattcatgaatgtatcccagaaactgagtccatcagcctggaggctctgaattacatctttacacgtctacagtcatcaggaaacagcaactatgacaagcgcagcttcaaacttctgtttgtgtttgatggactggacgagagtcgcctccaactggactgtagcaccagtgagaaggagacgggtcaacgtgacgtcacagagtccacctcagtggatgagctgctgacaaacctcatcagaggaaaactactacgctctgctcgcatctggatcaccacacgacctgcagcagccaatcagattcatggagactttgttgaggtggtgacggaggtcagagggttcactgacccacagaaggaggagttcttcaggaagagattcacagatgaggagcagagcaacacaatcatgtcccacatcaagacggcacgaagcctccacatcatgtgccacatcccagtcttctgctggatcactgctacggttctggaggatctgctggaaaccagagagggaggagagctgcccaagaccctgacggagatgtacgcagagttcctggggtttcagatggatcggactaaagacaagtacggaccagaacagagcagcaactacatcaagtcattggctaaactggcttttaagcagctgctaaagggaaacttgatcttctatgaggaagatctgaaagagagcggcatcgatgtcagaggagcctcagtgtgttcaggagtgttcacagagatctttaaacaggagcgagggaggaaaaccaaggacaagatgttcagctttgttcatctgagcgttcaggagtttctggctgctgttcacatgatgctctgttacaccaacgggaagatggaggaactggaggagtttctgaTATACTCTATATACGCAGAATCAAtccttaacaaaataaaaagggtGTTTGTTCATCCTTCAACTCTTTTCTCTTTAGATGTTGTCGTGAGTagaaccatgtttaaatccctccacagtccaagtggccacctggacctgtttgttcgcttccttcatggcctctgtctggagtccaaccagagaatcttaggaggtttgctgggtcacacagagaacagtccagaaacaatccagagaatcatcaacaacctgaaggagatgaacagtgatagaatctctccagacagaagcatcaacgtcttccactgtctgatggagatgaacgaccactcagtccatcagcagatccaagagttcctgaagtcagagaacagatcaaagaaggaactctccttgatccagtgctcagctctggcctacatgctgcagatgtcagaggaggttctggatgagttggacctgaaccagtacaacacatcagaggagggacgacggagactgattccagctgtgaggaactgcagaaaggctca acttattagatgtggactcacaaagactcactgtgaagttgtggcctcagctctgaagtccaacccgtcacatctgacacatctggacctgagtggaaacaacctgcaggactcagtgaaggttctgtgtgttggactggagagtcctcactgtcgactggagactctgag attgagtggatgcagtttgtcagagatcagctgtgattatctggtctcagctctgaagtccaacccgtcacatctgaaacaactggacctgagtcaaaactacaacctgcaggattcaggagtgaagcatctgtgtggttttctggagagtcgtcactgtcgactggagactctgag